The sequence ATGATCTGCCTGTTTGTAAAAGATAACGGTATACTTTAGCCAGATCATCCACAAAATGTTCCGCTTGTTGGGTATCTTCACTGATCAAGGAAGAAAGCGAATTGAGACTGTTAAACAGAAAGTGTGGATTTAGCTGGCCCTTGAGTGTATCAAACTGGTGTTGTAGTTTCTCTTTTTTTAGTTTTTCAATTTCAACCTGTTGTTTTTGCCACATGGATAAGGCATAAAAATAACCATGTGCTATACAGAACAATAAATCAAAAATTAAACCTAACAGAATAAGAGTATACATATTATCGTGAGAAAACCGGACATCCAGTATGTCGATTTTACTAAGTACCCACACACTTCCAATTGCAGATATACTTGAAACAATTCCGGTTAACAACAACATGAACCCAATGCGAAGTACTGTAAAATGCAGGCTGGGATAACAATAGATTGCCAGTCGTACACTCAACGTTAACAAGGCTGCAATGGGAATATATAGGAGTGTTACTACCGCTGATCCTAGTGCGAGTAACAATCCATTGGTCCAGTAGCGGGGGCCAATAATCAGATGGTTGGCAATCGGTATAAAAACCAGTACGGCCAGTCCATGAAAGCCCCAACCCAGAGGTGAAATTCCTAATCGTGTCAGAGCCGGATTAGCCAGAGCTAGCCAACTAGCTGAATTAGTGGGGGTGTTGGATTTCCAGATCAGATTTGAGTTGAAAAGAAGAAAGGCTGCACACAGAAAGAAATCAAAGACTCCACCCAGAATAAGGATTGGACAAACTGTTTTCCACGAAAATTTTACGCCTGTCTGATGAAATAAACTATAGATCCAAACATCAAAAAAAGCAAGAAAGAAGGTAAGTATGCCTACTACCAGAAACAGGAAAGAAGTTCGTATCCACACCTGTTCTTTTTCTGACCAATAAGCCAATACTTTTCGTACTGCCACTGTGAGTATTATAATGGAAAACCAGTATAAAATGAATACCAGCAGAGTGCCGATAAGAAACAGGCTGGGTTGCTGAAAGTAGGACTGACCAATAAGGTAATAGTTGCCCAGAGGGAACAACACCGGCATCATGAGAAGGTGATACCTCCATTCTGCTTTGGAAAAGAAGCCAGGATGCAAACCTGCTTGTATCAATATGCTGAAGAGTTTCTGTGGAAAGAGTATATATGCACTAGTATCCAAAAATACTAACTCTTAAGCCAGATATCAGACCGATATTGGATGAATTGTCAAAAAAGATGTATGAACTGTAGAAGAGAGATTTGAATAGTAGTGGTTTTTTAGTCTACATATAATTGTCTGATTGAGAAAGTTCGGAAAAATAAAAATCGCTGGCGCAAAAATAGATTTTCATCTCTTGAAAGCTTACGTTGACAGCATTGTGAGCCTGCTACGAACTATATTTACTTTTATATAGCTATAAAAATCCGATTCACTGAGTCTGTCACCAGAAAAGTGAAAGGGGAGTAGCAGAATACTCACAAAGTGTTAAAAATGCTACGCCAGACTGATTATTTTCCGACGTGCGCAATATACCTGATTCAGTACTAAGCCAGTTTAATCAGAGGAAACGGCAATACGGTTGGTTGGACAGTAGTAGAAGGGACAAAGGCGTCCTTTCCCAGTTTGCGCAGCATCCGGTAGTGCGACTGAAGAGCAATGAAGAAGGTTTTATTTTCCAGATAGGGTAAACCAAATTCCTGTGCCGTGTGTCTGACAATGACCGAAAGAGCTGGGTAATGCACATGACAAATTTTAGGAAACAGGTGATGCTCAATCTGGCGGTTTAGTCCGCCACATAGAAAAGCTGCCAGTTTACTGTCAGGGGCAAAGTTGGCCGTAGTACGCAACTGATGAACCGCCCAGGCATCTTCCATATTGCCTTGTGCATTGGGTGTAGGAAAGTTGGTGCCTTCCACTACATGAGCCAGTTGGAAAACCAGACCCAGTGTGATACCTTCTATCAGATGCATAATCACAAACCCTAGCCCTACCTGCCACCAGGACAGATCCAATAGTACCAACGGGAGTACAATGAAGAAAAAATAATAGAGTGCTTTGTAGAAAAACAGATTAAAGTATTCCTTTCTGGGATGCGTATAGGAGTGTGCGCCAATGCGATGATGAAAGAACTTAAGATAGTCTTTACGCAATACCCACGAAAGGGAGGTTAACGAATAGAGAAAAAAAGCATACAGATGCTGGAAGCGTTGTAGCCTGTTTATCTTCTCTTGTGGATCTACTCGAATAAGTCCTGGTGCAATCTCGATGTCTTCGTCATGGCCTATTATGTTGGTATAGGTATGGTGAACCACATTATGTGTCAGATTCCATATATAAGGACTGGCTCCCAGCAGATAAAAACTTTTACTTAGTAGGTCGTTCACCCATTTATGACCCGAAAAGGCACCATGTACGGCATCATGAGAAACGTTGAAGCCAATGGTTGCTGCAAATATCCCCAGACCCCCCGCCATTGCCAGCATTGTCCATGCATTAAACTGACCAGACAGGATCAAACCGTATAGCAACAGATAACCAAGCAGAAAGAAAATAGACTTGAACCACATGGCTGTATTGGCATGTGAAGAAAGACTACGTGTTTTAAAATAAGTATCTACACGTTCACGGACTGTAGAGAAAAAGGCAGAATGGCTCTTGTCAATAAACTTGATTTTAGGCTGCCTGGCTTTGGTGAATTGGCTGCGTTCCATAGTAATAGAAGTATAATTGTAAACTAGAGTACTAACCTGGCAGAAATGAGAGAGCCTGGAAGGATTATAGTCAGTAAGGAAAAGAGTATTGACTTATCAGGCTTTGAGATAACTATCGGGTATTCAGAGTTTACAGTGAAATTATCATTCCTCACCAACACACGAAGAAAGATGTATGGAATTATGTATTTGCCAAAAACAGGCTTTATACGTTCTCTTGCAGGTTTTCGAAGAGGAATAAGACCAATAGTGCGTTAAACACCTATTTGCACAAATAGGTGTTTAACGCATAAAAGTGGGGAATTTGTATTGCCGTTTTGGGACTCTCAGAACTCTTGGAGTAAAAGAATGTTTTTTCTAACGTTATTTCTGATGCTGATTTCTCAATTGCCAATCGGCTTTCAGGTCATGGTTTTCTTTCCTGAATTTTCTATTCCTGATCATCCTACTCACAGGACTTGTAAAGCAGCAATGACTAGAAAAACAAATTTCCGTTTTTCCTGTAAAATCAGGAAATGAAACAATGTATTTTGTTGGTAATGTGTG is a genomic window of Xanthocytophaga agilis containing:
- a CDS encoding sensor histidine kinase — protein: MMPVLFPLGNYYLIGQSYFQQPSLFLIGTLLVFILYWFSIIILTVAVRKVLAYWSEKEQVWIRTSFLFLVVGILTFFLAFFDVWIYSLFHQTGVKFSWKTVCPILILGGVFDFFLCAAFLLFNSNLIWKSNTPTNSASWLALANPALTRLGISPLGWGFHGLAVLVFIPIANHLIIGPRYWTNGLLLALGSAVVTLLYIPIAALLTLSVRLAIYCYPSLHFTVLRIGFMLLLTGIVSSISAIGSVWVLSKIDILDVRFSHDNMYTLILLGLIFDLLFCIAHGYFYALSMWQKQQVEIEKLKKEKLQHQFDTLKGQLNPHFLFNSLNSLSSLISEDTQQAEHFVDDLAKVYRYLLQTGRSSQPDGEHSELVTLQTELNFIASYISLLKTRYGKSLLIEQHIAEAYKNRTLPPLTLQTLIDNAMKHNSMLPGRPLTICITTSDPGHLRVRNNIQRKTMRLETGQSGLANLAAKYQLLCKSEPQIIENDQYFEVIVPLLESNR
- a CDS encoding acyl-CoA desaturase — its product is MERSQFTKARQPKIKFIDKSHSAFFSTVRERVDTYFKTRSLSSHANTAMWFKSIFFLLGYLLLYGLILSGQFNAWTMLAMAGGLGIFAATIGFNVSHDAVHGAFSGHKWVNDLLSKSFYLLGASPYIWNLTHNVVHHTYTNIIGHDEDIEIAPGLIRVDPQEKINRLQRFQHLYAFFLYSLTSLSWVLRKDYLKFFHHRIGAHSYTHPRKEYFNLFFYKALYYFFFIVLPLVLLDLSWWQVGLGFVIMHLIEGITLGLVFQLAHVVEGTNFPTPNAQGNMEDAWAVHQLRTTANFAPDSKLAAFLCGGLNRQIEHHLFPKICHVHYPALSVIVRHTAQEFGLPYLENKTFFIALQSHYRMLRKLGKDAFVPSTTVQPTVLPFPLIKLA